The window TGATTGCAGTGGGCGCGGTGATGATGGTGGTCGGCTTCCTTGGTTGCTATGGAGCCATTCAGGAGTCCCAGTGTTTGCTGGGAACGGTGAGTCACATGTGAAGGTTTTAATTTGTTGTAAATAGCGGCCGAAAAGGGACTCCAAACCAAATAGAAGATGCTTTTCACACATAGTTTTATgagttttttcaaatgttctatttataaaatatatttgtgccATTTTTGAAGGAACATGCACTCACATATACGCACGTGTGCATTCACAATACTCACACTGCTCTGATTATCAGGTGGCGGTAACATGCAAGATATGTTTGTTAGTAAATGGATGTAAAGATCACTGGATTTGGAATACATTCAAAAGAGAAACAGCGATTGTAAATATAGCTTCATTTTTCTGGAGCGACTCCATGTGGCAGCTTTACCTTTGTAAATCATAGATTCTAATTAATCCAATATGTTATCTGACTGCTTGAAGTGTAATGAGATGTTTCTGTCCTGCAGTTCTTCGCCTGCCTCGTCATCCTTTTCGCCTGCGAGGTTGCAGCTGGAATCTGGGGCTTCATGCACAAAGACACTGTAAGAATGCGAACACACAGAGGTTTACACATGCATGCTACATTCAGGTTCTTCAATGAAAGagttaaatattataaaacgaatgatatatttgttattttggtttattacTCCTGAATTGACAGGTTTAAGTAAGAGATTTTGAGGAGAAAATGCAATATAATATCACTGAACTTCCAGTTGGTTCCTCACATTACGCTGATGTTTTGTTGTACTACGTTTTCTAACTTGattgtttaaaaatgcaaatgagaaTAATATAatcctttctttatttgtaaagcacactttaaaaacaacgtcaTCTCAAGGTGCTGCACAATGCTATGaggagaaattaaaataaaataaaaagtaatgcaggaaacatatttaatcaaatacatGAAGACAAGTGAAGTCATTACAGGTGTTCAGCATTGGATAACTCATAACtatgttattgtatttacatattAGATTAGATTGTATCACTCCTTTGAAAACACTGTCAAACAGTATATATTTTAAGGTTTCCTTCATTATGATTATATTTCTTATCCAAACATAGATTACATATTTCAGGCTCAAtctttctaataaaaacaactggATGGAAATGCAGCCACTCACTGGGGGTGCTTTTGGTTCAACAGATTGTGCGTCAACAAGTCCAAACTGTAAAATGattcttaaaatatgttgtatgtAGCACGGCATagatctttaaaataattaccTGGACTTTATGAATTATTCAGTCAAGTTAAGTTCTGCCCACATGGCCACTGTGTGTATTTTAGAGTCTgataatacatataaatgatTCAATAATTAGCGACTGAAATCCTGaaatcaaaacaacagcaaaaataaattggCTGAATTCAGGAAACACGTGGTTTAAAGTTCCAGGCTGACCTCTTTGTTCCTGCCTCAGGTTTCCAAGGAGATGATCAATTTCTACGACTCTGCGTATGAGAAGGCCATGAGCCAAGCAAAATTACCAGGAACAAATAACAACCAGGAGATGGAGGCCGTCCACGCTGTGCTCAAGGTCTTCCACGAGACGGTAAGATAACACAAAATGACTGACTATCAGATcactaaatcatttttaaaccCAGGAGGTACTTTGACCTAACAAAAGAGGTCTTCATTTTTCGGATTGACAGTAGTTTATTCATTTAGCATTCAGGAGTATgcttatttcatttcaatggGACCTCTTAGTTCACCTGTTTATGTTTAGCCTTAAACTCACACTGTGCATTtgacttttatatttatttaatattccattccttacacacttaatatatactgtgtataatatcctgcttcatattttgtgtacatttttattccgaCATGtgtattttctacttttttaatgctattttatatttatttaatattatgagttgtttatttttagtcttttaatttgactgtggacaatgccttgtctttttatgctgcaACGCATTTTGgcaaattgggatcaataaagaaatGATCTTATCTAATCTTTTCTTCAACTTCTGATAGTAACTTTGATtataaataactgaaacacacaccgCACACTTTCTGCTCAGTGATTCAGCCGGTAGGTTTAATTTCAGTAGAAAAAAGATATATAGTGAAATAATATTTGAGACTTCTTCCACACCAGAACAATCTGGATTTACAAATGGAACTGACTATTGACTATTTTGTAGGATTGGGTAATGAAGTCTCCTAGATAATGTAGAAATATAGATTAATGATACTGAACTCTAGATTTTTGGCTGAACCCTCTCAACAACGCTGTGTTTCAAGTTGCAACAGATCATCGTATGAAACGAAATGCAGGTCAATCCAAGGAAACCTGAGGACAGGTGTAAAGAATTGAACCGtgaatcactgtgtgtgtctctgtgtttcagctgaACTGCTGCGGTAAAGGCAAGGGGTCGGCTTTTTTCACACAATTCACAGACGCGCTGGGCATGACTCAGCTCTGCCCCTCCGGTGTCACCTCTGTTGTAAGTGTCTCCCTCCCGTCTGCACCTCTGTCTCATGTGTTCACATTGTAGCTGGAA of the Eleginops maclovinus isolate JMC-PN-2008 ecotype Puerto Natales chromosome 4, JC_Emac_rtc_rv5, whole genome shotgun sequence genome contains:
- the LOC134862899 gene encoding CD81 protein-like, whose product is MGVEGCTKCIKYMLFFFNFIFWLTGGVILGVALWLRHDPKTSNLLGLEIDGNQAPSTFYISVHILIAVGAVMMVVGFLGCYGAIQESQCLLGTFFACLVILFACEVAAGIWGFMHKDTVSKEMINFYDSAYEKAMSQAKLPGTNNNQEMEAVHAVLKVFHETLNCCGKGKGSAFFTQFTDALGMTQLCPSGVTSVDCHQRIDELFSDKIYLIGIAALVVAVIMIFEMIFSMVLCCGIRNSPVY